CTGGTCTTTATCGCGGCCGATACCCGCGAGTTCACCGGAGTCGCCGCGGTCTACGACACGGAAAAAGAGTTTCGCCTAACGCGAGATCAAGCGCTGGACGTCTCTGATCACTTGCCGGTCTGGGGCGAATTTTCAGCGTACGAAGCCGGCCCATCCGCAATCGCCGCAGGCGCCGCAACACCAGTTCGTTAGAAAGTAGGGCGGGCCGTGCCTGCCGCTCTTTCCATTGCGGTTACTTGCTCATGCATCAATCTTGCGAGCGGTTTCGGCAGGCACGGCCTGCCCTACACCAGCGGCATTAGCGTCGCCAGGATTAAGGTCGCCAGGAAGCTGACGCCGCCTAAAACCAACAGCAGCAGCGTCCACGACTTCAGCGCTTCCACTTCGGTCAATCCGCTCATTTTGGCGAAGACCCAGAAGCCGCTGTCGTTCATCCATGATCCCATCAGCGATCCGCTGCCGATCGCGGTGGCGAGATAAACCGGATTGCAGCCGAGCGTCTCTGGCGTCGCCAATCCGCCCAACATCGCCGCGCCGGTGATCATCGCCACCGTGCTAGAACCTTGGGCGATCTTTAGCAGCGACGCGATCGAAAAGCCGAGCAGCAAAATCATGATCGCGCTGCCGCCGCCATCGCCGACGCTAAACATTTCCCGAATCGCCGGGCCGACGTTAGCGACGCCCAGCATCGCGCCAAACGCGCCGCCGGCACAGGTAATCAAGATAATTACGCCGCCGCTCATCAGCGCCACTTCGACCGATTGAGCCAGTTCTTTCAGCGATAATTTGCGTGACGAGGCCAGCGTCGCCATGGCGACGATCGCCGATAACAAGAGGGCGAAATTCGCATCGCCGAAAGCCGACGACCAATTCGCGGCGATCCGCGCATCGGTGTTCCAGACATGCGGTTTGATCAGATCTTCGCCGTAGGTCGATTCCAACACCTGGCGATTCATCCGCTCGGCGTCGACCGGTTTCATCCGCGAATTGTCACCGTTCACTTTCTTGACCACGGCCGGCGGTAAGGAGCCTGGCAAGTCAACCGCCAACGGTTTGTGCGTCAGCACAAATTGATTGAGTCCCGCTACCAGCGCCTGTTGATCGTCGGTCGAGAGGGGAGCGTCGCGCAACAGCAGATCGGCGATCTCGGCGCGGCGTTCTTGCTGGAACTCGCTTTCGCTGATCGTCGCGGCCATTCGCTTGCCCAACGTATCTTCGTCGGCTTTGTTTTCCGACTGCACTTGAGCACGGAACGCTGGCCAGTCGATTTCTTCCGCTTTTAGCTGGGCGGCTCGTTGGCCG
The nucleotide sequence above comes from Blastopirellula sp. J2-11. Encoded proteins:
- a CDS encoding GntP family permease; the protein is MTPDEANYALLCLGVGMATVLGLIILLRANAFIAMLVAAMVVSLMADGSVQDKFSRVASAFGGMAGGVGIVIALAAIIGKCMLDSGAADRVVRWMMNICGEERAPAALMGSGFILAVPVFFDTVFYLLVPLARSLFRRTKKNYLLYVMAIATGGAITHTLVPPTPGPLVVADQLGVDKGLMILIGACVALPGAIAGLLFSMLMNRWMPLPMRPISAEPEPEELPDSQLPSLFVSLLPVLLPVLLISTNTVLTTIADGQRAAQLKAEEIDWPAFRAQVQSENKADEDTLGKRMAATISESEFQQERRAEIADLLLRDAPLSTDDQQALVAGLNQFVLTHKPLAVDLPGSLPPAVVKKVNGDNSRMKPVDAERMNRQVLESTYGEDLIKPHVWNTDARIAANWSSAFGDANFALLLSAIVAMATLASSRKLSLKELAQSVEVALMSGGVIILITCAGGAFGAMLGVANVGPAIREMFSVGDGGGSAIMILLLGFSIASLLKIAQGSSTVAMITGAAMLGGLATPETLGCNPVYLATAIGSGSLMGSWMNDSGFWVFAKMSGLTEVEALKSWTLLLLVLGGVSFLATLILATLMPLV